A stretch of the Candidatus Jettenia sp. AMX2 genome encodes the following:
- a CDS encoding ABC transporter ATP-binding protein: protein MSYTVIKVENLGKRYFLRHQKKERYTALRDVITNKIKSLSKRIFKPESREPIACNTSVEEFWALRDVSFEIKQGDRVGIIGRNGAGKTTVLKILSRITEPTTGRVSIKGRVASLLEVGTGFHPELTGRENIYLNGAILGMTKAEIKKKFDEIVAFAEVEKFLDTPVKRYSSGMYVRLAFAVAAHLETEILLIDEVLAVGDAQFQDKCIGRMDEVSRNGKTILFVSHNFSAVQRLCNTGIFLESGRIKIYDKISIVLETYQQAITAGKNDIHEISVKDGEARFVKWQLIDASTQLQYSCYSRDNCRFLFTLLSKRKVSGAFIGFAVWNLKGDLILAVSSLDGGGKYLEIEEGMYQLVFKVKLPLKAGSYQLDISLNSLDQGQVDRWSAEPKLAVLPRLNTNLPEYWHGLLNEEVKFEFYNTPTAK from the coding sequence TTGAGCTATACAGTTATCAAAGTCGAAAACTTAGGCAAAAGATATTTTCTCAGACATCAGAAAAAAGAGCGCTATACAGCACTGCGTGATGTTATTACCAATAAGATAAAGTCTCTTAGTAAAAGGATTTTTAAGCCTGAGAGTCGAGAGCCAATAGCTTGTAACACTTCAGTTGAAGAATTCTGGGCACTTAGAGATGTATCTTTTGAGATCAAACAAGGAGATCGAGTTGGAATTATCGGTCGCAATGGAGCAGGGAAAACCACGGTGCTTAAAATTCTTAGTCGTATAACTGAGCCAACAACAGGCCGCGTATCTATTAAAGGCCGAGTTGCAAGTCTTTTGGAAGTTGGAACCGGCTTTCACCCTGAACTTACCGGACGGGAAAATATTTACCTTAACGGTGCTATTCTTGGAATGACCAAGGCTGAGATCAAAAAGAAGTTCGATGAAATTGTGGCTTTTGCTGAGGTAGAGAAATTTCTTGATACACCTGTAAAGCGTTATTCTTCGGGGATGTATGTCCGCCTTGCCTTTGCTGTGGCGGCTCATCTGGAGACAGAAATATTGTTAATCGACGAGGTGCTGGCAGTAGGTGATGCGCAGTTTCAAGACAAATGTATTGGAAGAATGGATGAAGTCAGCCGAAATGGCAAGACAATATTATTTGTAAGCCATAATTTTTCTGCGGTCCAACGGTTGTGCAATACAGGAATTTTTCTGGAATCAGGAAGAATTAAAATTTACGATAAAATTTCAATTGTTCTCGAAACCTATCAGCAGGCGATTACTGCCGGTAAAAATGATATTCACGAAATTTCTGTTAAAGATGGGGAAGCAAGATTTGTAAAATGGCAATTGATCGATGCTTCTACCCAGTTGCAATATAGTTGTTATTCACGTGATAATTGCCGGTTTTTATTTACCTTGCTATCAAAGAGAAAAGTATCGGGTGCTTTTATTGGTTTTGCAGTTTGGAATCTGAAAGGGGATCTCATACTTGCAGTGAGTAGTTTGGATGGCGGCGGTAAATATCTTGAGATAGAGGAGGGTATGTATCAATTAGTATTTAAAGTAAAACTTCCGTTAAAAGCGGGTTCTTATCAATTGGATATAAGCTTGAATAGCCTCGATCAAGGCCAGGTTGATCGATGGTCTGCGGAGCCTAAGTTAGCAGTTTTGCCCCGGCTTAATACTAATCTTCCGGAATACTGGCACGGTCTTTTAAACGAAGAAGTAAAATTTGAATTTTATAATACTCCAACGGCAAAGTGA
- a CDS encoding class I SAM-dependent methyltransferase, with the protein MKIKRFIRHIGRKANQLVNQTLTEMPIFDQPYYSDITEARIQHLKSLGLPLAGKSVIDVGCGIGRLSVFFTELGCKVFCVDGRLENIQKLRKLYPSCKSAVVDLETHQILEYGDFDIVFCYGLLYHLSDPFGFLKNAYKICNEMMIIETCITDVDIPVLCLVEENQNNATQALRPIGCRPSPSYVTTCLKLCGFKYVYTPIKLPEHIQFQYKRINDFSYQKNGNLIRDIFIASNKEIENSKLRHC; encoded by the coding sequence GTGAAAATTAAAAGATTCATTCGACACATTGGAAGAAAAGCAAATCAACTTGTAAATCAGACTTTAACCGAAATGCCGATTTTTGATCAGCCTTATTATTCTGATATAACAGAAGCACGTATTCAACATTTGAAATCATTGGGGCTGCCTTTGGCAGGGAAGTCTGTTATTGATGTGGGTTGCGGAATCGGAAGATTGTCTGTGTTTTTCACAGAACTGGGCTGTAAAGTGTTTTGCGTAGATGGTCGATTGGAAAACATTCAAAAACTACGTAAACTATACCCTTCCTGTAAGTCTGCGGTTGTCGATCTCGAAACTCATCAGATATTAGAATATGGTGATTTTGATATTGTGTTTTGCTATGGTTTGCTATATCACCTTTCTGATCCTTTTGGCTTTCTGAAAAACGCTTATAAGATTTGTAATGAAATGATGATAATAGAAACCTGCATTACGGATGTAGATATCCCTGTTTTATGTCTGGTTGAGGAAAATCAAAATAATGCGACACAAGCACTCCGACCGATAGGATGTCGTCCCAGTCCGTCTTATGTGACTACTTGCTTAAAACTTTGCGGGTTCAAGTATGTTTATACACCTATTAAACTTCCGGAACATATTCAATTTCAGTACAAGCGAATAAATGATTTTTCATATCAAAAGAATGGTAATCTAATACGGGATATTTTTATTGCATCCAATAAAGAAATTGAAAATAGCAAACTTCGGCATTGTTAA
- a CDS encoding FkbM family methyltransferase: MDKYKLRTLANNLLGGRLLIIYRILNKHITDIIEGRKITYNPNTDIGKNLFFKGEFEKKELELCKKYIKTDAIVLDIGANIGLHSIYFSRVANKGLVFSFEPSLDTYSLLLNNIRNIDNILPLNIAISDSNKIAELYEASDSAYSSLKDTKRKVIKNRLKIICCKLDDFISSFNLSHIDFVKIDVEGLEQDVLEGMLWIMNKYHPAIFCEIYQGSNSNENPEETIRFVIDREYNAFVFNGNDLIKYQKHDDRFYNYLFLPKK, encoded by the coding sequence ATGGATAAATATAAATTGAGAACATTGGCTAACAACTTACTTGGAGGGCGTCTCTTAATCATATATAGGATATTAAACAAGCATATAACTGATATAATTGAGGGAAGAAAAATTACTTATAATCCTAATACAGATATTGGGAAAAATTTGTTTTTTAAAGGAGAATTTGAAAAAAAAGAGCTCGAATTGTGCAAAAAATATATAAAAACAGACGCTATAGTTTTGGATATTGGAGCGAATATTGGTTTGCACAGTATTTATTTTTCGCGTGTTGCGAATAAAGGTTTAGTATTTTCTTTTGAACCTTCATTAGATACTTATAGCCTATTGTTAAACAATATAAGAAATATTGATAATATACTGCCTTTAAATATTGCAATTTCGGATTCTAATAAAATTGCCGAATTATACGAAGCTTCTGATAGTGCTTATTCCAGTTTAAAAGATACAAAGAGAAAAGTTATAAAAAATAGACTAAAGATAATATGCTGCAAACTCGATGATTTTATTTCGAGCTTTAATTTGAGCCATATTGATTTTGTAAAAATTGATGTTGAAGGATTAGAACAAGATGTCTTGGAAGGGATGTTGTGGATAATGAATAAATATCATCCAGCGATCTTTTGTGAAATATATCAGGGCTCAAATTCAAATGAAAATCCCGAAGAAACAATAAGATTTGTAATTGATAGAGAATACAATGCTTTTGTTTTTAATGGAAATGACCTTATAAAGTATCAAAAACATGATGATAGATTTTATAATTACTTATTTTTACCCAAAAAATGA
- a CDS encoding class I SAM-dependent methyltransferase — MFDLFDDRYGYPKKYLLAKCSQCGHKFLQGNFTRELLTSLYTEYYPRSTFSLDQYKTYKEVSGLKAWLDGAYCSAFRWVPKNVCVLDIGCGFGETLGYHQFRGCDAYGVEVDENIRRVADKFGYKIHVGLFDSNLYESNFFDYITMDQVIEHVCDPLETMRGIAKVLKPGGVAILSTPNSNGWGAKIFGRYWINWHTPYHLQFFSVHSMKLVAEQAGLNFERVKTITNTEWLYYQWTHLLTFPKVGEPSIFWYPHRKLGVKEKVLFKLVALSRLSKMNHIITCFFDTLGMGDNYLFFLRKK; from the coding sequence TTGTTTGATTTATTCGACGACCGTTATGGGTATCCAAAGAAATATTTGCTTGCTAAATGCTCTCAGTGTGGTCACAAGTTTCTTCAAGGGAACTTTACTCGTGAATTGCTTACAAGTCTTTACACAGAATACTATCCACGCTCAACTTTTAGCTTAGACCAGTATAAGACTTACAAAGAGGTAAGTGGTCTTAAGGCTTGGCTTGATGGTGCATATTGTTCTGCTTTTCGTTGGGTGCCTAAAAACGTATGTGTTTTGGATATTGGCTGTGGTTTTGGTGAAACCTTGGGATATCATCAATTCCGTGGTTGTGATGCGTATGGTGTCGAGGTTGATGAAAATATCCGACGTGTTGCTGATAAATTTGGATATAAAATACACGTCGGTCTGTTTGATTCAAATCTGTATGAGTCTAATTTCTTTGACTATATCACCATGGACCAGGTTATTGAACATGTCTGCGATCCTCTGGAAACTATGCGTGGCATTGCCAAAGTATTAAAACCAGGAGGCGTTGCCATTTTGAGTACGCCTAATTCCAATGGGTGGGGTGCAAAAATATTTGGTCGTTATTGGATTAACTGGCATACACCCTATCACCTTCAGTTCTTTTCTGTACATTCGATGAAACTTGTAGCTGAACAGGCAGGATTAAACTTTGAGCGTGTTAAGACGATTACCAACACTGAATGGTTGTATTATCAGTGGACACATTTGTTAACGTTTCCTAAAGTGGGTGAACCTTCAATATTCTGGTACCCGCATAGGAAGCTGGGTGTTAAAGAAAAGGTTTTGTTCAAATTAGTTGCTCTCTCCAGGCTCTCTAAAATGAATCATATTATCACTTGTTTTTTTGACACACTTGGCATGGGAGATAATTACCTGTTTTTTTTAAGGAAAAAATGA
- a CDS encoding glycosyltransferase, protein MTEKIYVLLPVHNRRDITRNFIECLKIQTFQNYHLVLIDDGSKDGTEKIVCSLVLNLTVLKGNGNWWWAGSLQQGYEWLKSQGLPLNDVVLIINDDTIFEVDFMENAMHLLRKYSKILLLAQCYNQKTRELIDAGVHVDWRRLAFEHAATPEEINCLSTRGLFLRVSDFFDIGGFYPKLLPHYLSDYEFTIRAQRKGMKLMTNHSLRLWLNEDTTGYRQFKNGSFIDFLKKYFSKKSALNPLVLTIFIALACPWQWKFFNWLRIWKGAVYQIISSLLASIRNLIKVNLE, encoded by the coding sequence ATGACAGAGAAAATATATGTCCTCCTTCCGGTTCATAACCGGCGTGATATTACGAGAAATTTCATAGAATGCCTTAAAATCCAAACATTCCAAAACTATCACTTGGTTTTGATTGATGACGGTTCTAAAGATGGCACTGAAAAGATAGTTTGCAGTCTTGTTCTGAATCTCACCGTGCTTAAGGGTAATGGTAATTGGTGGTGGGCGGGGTCACTCCAACAGGGTTACGAATGGTTAAAGTCCCAAGGTCTGCCATTAAATGACGTGGTATTGATAATTAATGACGATACAATTTTCGAGGTTGATTTTATGGAAAATGCGATGCATTTACTTCGGAAATATTCAAAAATACTACTATTAGCACAGTGTTATAATCAAAAAACTCGGGAATTAATTGATGCAGGCGTACACGTTGATTGGCGTAGATTGGCTTTTGAACATGCAGCCACGCCGGAGGAAATAAACTGTCTGTCAACCAGAGGATTGTTCTTGCGAGTTTCGGATTTCTTCGATATTGGCGGTTTTTATCCAAAGTTGTTACCACATTATCTTTCAGATTATGAATTCACAATTCGTGCTCAGCGGAAAGGCATGAAACTAATGACAAATCATTCATTGCGATTATGGCTGAATGAAGATACCACGGGATATCGTCAATTTAAGAATGGTTCTTTTATTGATTTCCTAAAGAAATATTTTTCTAAAAAATCAGCATTGAATCCATTGGTTTTAACTATTTTTATAGCTTTAGCTTGTCCATGGCAATGGAAATTTTTTAATTGGCTTCGTATTTGGAAAGGCGCTGTTTACCAAATAATCAGTTCCTTATTAGCATCTATAAGAAATCTAATAAAAGTTAATTTGGAATAA
- a CDS encoding glycosyltransferase family A protein has protein sequence MWEKTMESAPIVLFVYNRPWHIQQTIEALQKNELAETSEFFIFSDGPKFENDRKKVSDVREYCKTITGFKSITLIEREQNLGLAQSIITGVTEIINKYDKIIVLEDDMITSPYFLKFMNEALEFYRNEEKVICIHGYMYPIKNKLPETFFLRGADCWGWATWKRGWDMFEPDGQKLLNEIKKRRLQKIFDINGAYPYTKMLVNQIHGRNNSWATLWRASAFLKEKLTLHPGISLIYNIGNDNSGTHCGISNIFDTEISNKPISLAKIPLEEDNLVYKEIEKYLKSKKISFFTLIINKIKKFIKLQ, from the coding sequence GTGTGGGAAAAAACGATGGAATCAGCTCCGATTGTTTTGTTTGTTTATAACAGACCTTGGCATATTCAGCAAACCATCGAAGCCTTACAGAAAAATGAATTAGCAGAGACCAGTGAATTTTTCATATTTTCGGATGGCCCAAAATTTGAGAATGATAGGAAAAAAGTATCTGATGTTCGGGAATATTGCAAAACAATTACTGGTTTTAAGAGTATAACGCTCATCGAGAGGGAACAGAATCTCGGTTTGGCACAATCTATTATTACGGGTGTTACTGAAATAATTAATAAATATGATAAAATCATAGTGCTTGAAGATGACATGATCACTTCTCCATATTTTCTAAAATTTATGAATGAGGCTTTGGAATTTTACAGAAACGAGGAAAAGGTTATATGCATTCATGGCTACATGTATCCCATCAAAAATAAATTACCTGAAACTTTTTTTTTAAGAGGAGCGGATTGTTGGGGATGGGCGACCTGGAAAAGAGGCTGGGATATGTTTGAGCCAGACGGTCAAAAACTCTTGAATGAAATAAAAAAAAGACGGCTCCAGAAGATATTTGACATAAATGGGGCTTATCCCTATACAAAGATGTTGGTTAATCAAATTCATGGGAGAAACAATTCATGGGCAACTCTTTGGCGCGCTTCCGCATTCTTAAAAGAAAAGCTTACACTTCATCCAGGAATATCGCTCATCTACAATATTGGAAATGATAATAGCGGGACCCATTGTGGGATATCAAATATATTTGATACTGAGATTTCCAATAAACCTATTTCTTTAGCAAAAATCCCACTTGAAGAAGATAATCTTGTATATAAAGAAATTGAAAAGTATCTGAAATCAAAGAAGATATCTTTTTTTACTTTAATTATTAATAAGATAAAGAAATTTATAAAGCTGCAATGA
- a CDS encoding TIGR04325 family methyltransferase, whose translation MNEQIKNIMKDFLPPVLFKMYQNRNAKYGFSGNYTNWKEAEAASIGYDSDVIVSKVKDSLLKVKKGEAAYERDSVLFDKVQYSWPLLAALLWIASQNGNQLNLVDFGGSLGSTYFQNRKFLAHLNGLYWNIVEQEKFVECGKRHFEDEHLKFYYSIDSCFREQHPHTILFSAVIQYLEKPYDLLTEVIKKEFRYIIFDRTPFLDKGKDRITIQKVSPGIYQASYPAWFFNKEYFVNSFLLREYKLIVEFDTHEKVNIPSIFKGFVFEKMR comes from the coding sequence ATGAATGAGCAAATTAAAAATATTATGAAAGATTTTCTGCCCCCGGTGCTTTTTAAAATGTATCAAAACAGAAATGCAAAATATGGCTTTTCCGGTAATTATACAAATTGGAAGGAAGCGGAAGCAGCGTCTATTGGGTATGATTCCGATGTGATAGTAAGTAAAGTTAAAGATTCCTTATTAAAAGTAAAAAAAGGTGAAGCAGCTTATGAGAGAGACTCAGTTCTTTTTGATAAGGTTCAATATTCGTGGCCTCTTTTAGCTGCTCTTCTATGGATTGCATCACAAAATGGAAATCAGCTCAATCTAGTTGATTTTGGTGGTTCTTTAGGAAGTACATATTTTCAGAACAGAAAATTTCTTGCACATTTGAACGGATTATACTGGAATATTGTTGAACAGGAAAAGTTTGTTGAATGTGGGAAACGTCATTTTGAAGATGAACATCTTAAATTCTACTATAGTATTGATAGCTGCTTTAGGGAACAGCATCCACATACAATTCTTTTTTCTGCCGTTATTCAATATCTTGAAAAGCCATATGACTTATTAACCGAAGTTATAAAGAAAGAATTCAGATACATAATTTTTGATAGAACACCATTCCTGGATAAAGGAAAAGACAGAATAACTATCCAAAAAGTTTCTCCCGGTATATACCAGGCGAGTTACCCCGCCTGGTTTTTTAATAAAGAGTATTTTGTGAATTCTTTCTTATTAAGAGAGTATAAACTCATTGTTGAGTTTGATACACATGAAAAGGTAAATATACCTTCAATATTTAAGGGATTTGTCTTCGAAAAAATGAGATAA
- a CDS encoding SPASM domain-containing protein: MHRITNKLFSKVSTILRTTKVLNKPTNAIFEMSNKCNLNCPLCNTGGLKDRFKHIQRGIMSFDIFKSGLDKLLPEVNSILLYNWGEPFLNKDLFQCIEYAYKHNVKTQLSTNMMLYREEIGKDLIKAGLSKLIVSCDGLTQETYEKYRQGGSLKKIIDSVNNIVGLKKELKSETPLIEMQCIIFKFNEDEMGEYKKFWMAQGVNSTNFIRMSYMSKLGKDTSQRLDLVPVRNEYQPYHPYGRVKKCMELYNHVSIDWNGDWYTCCFPSGEKEYRVGNIVTDDFWKTWNGESYRYCRRLLKKRKSEGQYYETMCHDCTGIYPKKETKRFWE, encoded by the coding sequence GTGCATAGAATTACCAACAAACTATTTAGTAAAGTTTCTACTATTTTACGCACTACAAAGGTTTTGAATAAACCTACAAATGCAATTTTTGAAATGTCAAATAAGTGTAATTTAAATTGTCCATTATGTAATACAGGTGGACTGAAAGATCGGTTTAAGCATATTCAAAGAGGAATTATGAGCTTTGATATATTTAAATCAGGGTTAGACAAGCTACTTCCCGAAGTGAATTCAATTCTTTTATATAATTGGGGTGAACCTTTTCTTAATAAGGATTTGTTCCAATGCATTGAATATGCTTATAAGCATAATGTAAAAACACAGCTTAGCACAAATATGATGCTGTATAGAGAAGAGATCGGGAAAGATCTTATTAAAGCAGGGCTTTCGAAGTTGATAGTTTCTTGTGATGGATTAACACAGGAGACTTACGAGAAATACAGACAGGGGGGAAGTCTGAAAAAAATTATAGATAGTGTAAATAATATCGTAGGACTAAAAAAGGAATTAAAATCGGAAACACCATTAATTGAGATGCAATGCATAATATTTAAGTTTAATGAAGACGAAATGGGAGAATACAAAAAATTCTGGATGGCTCAGGGGGTAAATTCAACCAATTTTATAAGGATGTCCTATATGTCAAAATTAGGAAAAGATACTTCCCAAAGATTGGACCTGGTACCCGTTCGTAACGAATATCAACCTTATCATCCTTATGGAAGAGTGAAAAAGTGTATGGAGTTGTATAATCATGTTTCCATTGACTGGAATGGTGATTGGTATACATGTTGTTTTCCTTCAGGTGAGAAAGAATATAGAGTTGGTAATATAGTAACAGATGATTTTTGGAAAACATGGAATGGTGAAAGTTACAGATATTGCAGAAGGTTATTAAAAAAACGAAAATCCGAAGGACAGTATTATGAAACTATGTGTCATGATTGCACGGGTATATATCCTAAAAAAGAAACGAAAAGGTTTTGGGAATGA
- a CDS encoding class I SAM-dependent methyltransferase produces MIKRLKESIKREQFSPSILGLFLVPFYFARKGLFENISSLAKYINGRVLDVGCGQRPYKKLFNSSQYIGLELDTFENRRSKKADYFYDGKVFPFQDNEFDSVIVNEVFEHVFNPVEFLHEIYRVLKPGGSLLMTVPFVWDEHEQPHDFARYTSYGLRHLLEKSGFEIIEYRKSICDIRVVFQLLNGYIYKKTVTKNIYANMLITAFLISPFNILGELLSKVLPKNEDLYLDNVLLLKKKMSL; encoded by the coding sequence TTGATTAAAAGGCTGAAAGAATCAATTAAAAGAGAGCAGTTTAGTCCTTCAATTCTTGGACTTTTTTTAGTCCCTTTTTATTTTGCCAGAAAAGGGTTATTTGAAAATATTTCCTCACTGGCAAAGTATATAAATGGCAGAGTTCTTGATGTTGGTTGTGGACAAAGACCCTATAAAAAATTATTTAATTCCTCTCAGTATATCGGCCTGGAGTTAGATACTTTCGAAAATAGAAGAAGTAAAAAGGCCGACTATTTTTACGATGGTAAGGTTTTCCCATTTCAAGATAATGAATTTGATAGTGTCATTGTTAATGAAGTTTTTGAACATGTTTTCAATCCTGTTGAATTCTTACATGAAATATATAGAGTGTTAAAACCAGGAGGATCACTGCTCATGACAGTCCCATTTGTGTGGGATGAACATGAGCAACCTCATGATTTTGCACGATACACATCTTATGGTTTGCGGCATCTATTGGAAAAATCCGGCTTTGAAATAATCGAATATCGGAAAAGTATCTGTGATATTAGAGTGGTATTTCAGCTGCTTAATGGATATATTTACAAAAAAACAGTTACAAAAAATATTTATGCAAACATGCTCATTACAGCTTTTTTAATATCCCCGTTTAACATTTTGGGTGAGTTGCTTTCCAAAGTATTGCCAAAGAATGAAGATTTATATCTTGATAATGTATTGCTTTTAAAGAAAAAAATGTCCCTATGA
- a CDS encoding GDP-mannose 4,6-dehydratase, which yields MRNFREFTNARVLITGGLGFIGSSLARRLIQFDAKVTLVDSLIPLYGGNLFNIHDIKDQVTVNISDIRDPYAIAYLVQKQDYLFNLAGQTSHIDSMNDPQTDLNINALAQLSILEACRKYNPDIRIIFASTRQVYGKPKYLPVNEKHPICPVDVNGINKLAGEWYHLLYNNVYKIRSCVLRLTNTYGPGMRVKDARQTFLGIWLKNLIEGVPIKVFGDGLQLRDFNYIYDVIDAFLIAAVNHKAYGEVFNLGSTQYINLKDLAVLLIDIIQRGSFEIVPFPPELKGIDIGDYYSDYTKINQSLGWSPKVSLQEGLQKTIEYYIHNGTHYWGKR from the coding sequence ATGAGAAACTTCCGGGAATTTACCAATGCAAGAGTGCTTATTACCGGTGGGCTTGGTTTTATTGGTTCATCCCTTGCCAGACGATTGATTCAATTTGATGCAAAGGTTACATTAGTAGATAGTCTCATACCTCTCTATGGTGGCAATCTTTTTAATATTCACGATATAAAAGACCAGGTGACAGTAAATATCAGCGATATTAGGGATCCTTACGCCATAGCATACCTTGTTCAGAAACAGGACTATTTATTTAACTTGGCAGGTCAAACCAGTCATATAGATTCTATGAATGATCCACAAACCGACCTGAATATTAATGCTTTAGCACAGTTATCCATTCTTGAAGCCTGTCGCAAATATAATCCGGATATAAGGATTATCTTTGCAAGTACCCGGCAGGTTTACGGCAAGCCGAAATATCTGCCGGTAAACGAAAAACATCCCATTTGCCCTGTTGATGTGAATGGTATTAATAAGCTGGCGGGAGAATGGTACCACTTACTTTATAATAACGTTTATAAGATCCGATCATGTGTATTACGGTTAACCAATACCTATGGGCCCGGCATGCGGGTGAAAGATGCGCGCCAAACATTCCTGGGAATTTGGTTGAAGAACTTAATTGAAGGTGTGCCAATTAAGGTATTTGGTGATGGATTACAATTACGTGATTTTAATTATATTTATGATGTAATAGACGCCTTCCTGATAGCGGCTGTTAACCATAAAGCTTATGGTGAGGTATTTAATTTGGGAAGTACCCAATATATAAATCTAAAAGATTTGGCCGTTTTGCTTATTGATATTATTCAAAGAGGGTCATTTGAGATAGTACCCTTTCCGCCCGAGCTTAAGGGAATTGATATTGGTGATTATTATAGTGATTATACTAAGATTAATCAATCTTTGGGCTGGTCGCCCAAAGTCTCACTTCAGGAAGGATTGCAAAAAACCATAGAGTACTATATTCATAATGGGACTCATTACTGGGGAAAGAGATGA
- a CDS encoding DegT/DnrJ/EryC1/StrS family aminotransferase: MILMNDFRAEPAELIQSEVAAVEKVIKSGWFVLGNEVESFETAWADRCGVNYALGVGNGMDAIEIGLRTLNIGPGDEVITTPVTAFATVLAIVRAGATPVFADIDTDTALLNPVSVGRCLSPRTKAILLVHLYGQVRDMDTWVAFCKHADIYLLEDCAQSHLAFWKNKTAGSFGAWGAYSFYPTKNLGTIGDGGAIITDSVTIASQARILRNYGQTQRYYHAALGLNSRLDEIHAAILTIRLGWFDLFAARRKKIAQAYFDSIKNPLIRLLAKPTDCDNHVYHLFVILCDERDRFSTYLREHGIDNLIHYPIPVHHQPPCRNMQYDPKGMSHAEYFTARCLSIPCHPQMSDNDVNKVIEVINEFR; the protein is encoded by the coding sequence ATGATATTGATGAATGACTTCCGGGCAGAACCTGCTGAACTTATACAGAGTGAGGTTGCTGCTGTTGAGAAGGTGATTAAGTCTGGTTGGTTCGTTCTTGGAAACGAAGTCGAGAGTTTTGAAACAGCCTGGGCTGATCGCTGCGGGGTAAATTATGCTCTGGGTGTAGGTAACGGAATGGATGCCATTGAAATAGGCCTGCGAACACTTAATATTGGTCCAGGAGATGAGGTTATTACAACACCGGTGACTGCTTTTGCTACTGTATTAGCGATTGTTCGCGCCGGTGCGACACCTGTGTTTGCTGATATTGATACAGATACGGCTTTACTGAATCCTGTAAGTGTTGGGCGATGCCTGTCGCCTCGTACTAAGGCAATCTTGCTTGTTCATCTTTATGGTCAGGTACGGGATATGGATACATGGGTTGCATTCTGTAAACATGCTGATATTTATTTACTGGAGGATTGTGCCCAATCACACTTAGCTTTTTGGAAGAATAAGACTGCCGGATCTTTTGGTGCGTGGGGAGCCTATAGTTTTTATCCTACAAAGAATTTGGGCACGATAGGTGATGGAGGAGCAATAATCACGGATTCGGTAACTATTGCAAGCCAAGCCAGGATATTGCGCAATTATGGACAAACTCAACGCTATTATCATGCAGCGCTGGGCTTAAACAGCCGTCTGGATGAAATACATGCCGCTATTTTAACTATACGTCTTGGCTGGTTTGATCTTTTTGCTGCAAGACGGAAAAAAATTGCACAAGCCTATTTTGATAGTATAAAAAATCCGCTCATTCGTTTATTGGCTAAACCAACAGATTGTGATAATCATGTTTATCATCTTTTTGTAATCCTGTGCGATGAGAGAGACCGTTTTAGTACTTACCTTAGAGAACACGGGATAGATAATCTCATTCATTATCCGATACCTGTTCATCATCAGCCACCATGCAGAAATATGCAATACGACCCAAAAGGCATGTCTCATGCCGAATATTTTACCGCCCGTTGTCTCTCCATCCCATGTCATCCCCAAATGAGTGATAACGATGTTAATAAGGTAATAGAAGTTATCAATGAATTCAGATAA